Genomic window (Paraglaciecola psychrophila 170):
AAAAGCCGAATCAAAAAGTAAAGGCCGTGCCCATAAGGCGATTAGCTTCATTAGCAAATTATATAAACTGGAAACGCAAGCTAAAAATAAAAAACTCTCGTCAGATGAGCGTTACCAACTCAGGCAGAAAAAAGCGCTGTCAATTTTAACCAAATTTAAAACATGGCTTGATGAGGTGCAAGATAAAGTCACAACGGGTAGCTATATTGATAAAGCCATCAGCTACAATATCAACCAATGGCATAAATTAATTCGGTATGTTGAAGATGGACACTTGGGGATTGATAATAATATAACCGAACGAGATATTAGGCCATTTACGACAAGTCGAAAAATTGGTTATTCTCAAAATCAGTCAACAGGGCTAAGGCAAGCGCAATACTTTATAGTATCGTGATGACATGTCGGGCCAATGACATCAGTCCTTATTATTACATCCAACATCTATTTAAAGCATTGCCTAATCGCCAGCATATTGATGATGACTTTACCGAGCTAATGCCTTGGAATGTGCAGCTAGACTTCGATTATAGCTAAGCGCACTGCTTAATTGCGCGTTTACGTATGAACGGCTTTATGCTGAACTTACTCGCGGGATTGGTCGCTTATTGTTTAAAAGAAAATAAGCTAAGCCTTAATTTAACTGACGTAGTGCTGAACTCTATGGTCATCGCTTAAGCAGATCTCAGGTAAAGTAAAATGATGGATTGTTTCAGGGCATGAACGATGTACGTGTTAGATTTTATTTTAAGTGGCCCGAGTGTTGCATAAACAAATCAATACCAACAAATTACGCATCAGAAGACCCATATTATTAATAATGCATATCCTAGGTCAATCTTTTAGACTTACGTTGTAATACTTAGTTTCTAATTCTACTACGCCGAGAGGCTTAGAGTAGTGATAACCTTGGATGAAATTGCAGCGCATGGCCCTAAGTGCTATTACCTGGAATTCTGATTCAACACCTTCAGCAACAGTCTGCATGTCCAATCTATTAGATAATGAGATGATTCCAGAGCACATTGCAGACGCATGTTTATCTTTAATTATGTTATCGATAAATGACTTATCTATCTTCAAATAGCTTATAGGCAATACTTTTAAATAGGCCAAATTAGAAAAACCGGTTCCAAAATCATCAAGTGAAAATGATACTCCAAGTTTGCGCAATTGATTCATTATGTCAATAACGGCATCAATATTATCAAACAACGAGCTCTCAACAATTTCAATATCCAAATATTCGCCACTTAAATTTGTTTGGTTAAGTAGCTCAGTGACAAAGTTAACAAAGTCCTTGTGCTGCAATGTGTCCCCCGTTACATTAATAGAAACACGTGGAACCTCAAATCCCTTATCTTTCCATTTTTTTATTTGATTGATAACCGTTTTGAAAATCCATTTTTCCAACTTAAATATCAGATTAGATTTATACGCAATGTTGATTATAGTGGGCGGTGAAACGAAGCCATGACTAAGGTGATTCCATCTTATCAGTGCTTCCAGACCTACCAATCCCTCATTGTGCGCATCAATCTTCGGTTGGTAAACCAGATGCAACTTATTTTGCTCTATGTTTTCACTTAGTTCTCGGGTAAGTTCAATATTTTTTAATTCGTCTTTTCTGATATTTTCAGTGACAACAGCTGTGTTGATACCTTGTTTTTGTGGAAGATCTTTTACAAAAACTTTTGCCATACGGTATATTTGATGGGGTGCAGACACTCCAAAATCGTCCTGAATGATGGCCAGATTTATATTGGGTTCTATCTCAGACACCGATGTTTTAACTGGGCCTTCTAGACATTTTTGTAAATGATTTTTGACATCACTAATTAACTTTACAACAGGATTGTGATCAAGATTTATTACAATAAATCCACCTAATAGGGTGTTTTCAGTTCTGCCTAGTACATTTTTGCCTATTTGAGATATACCACGTCTTAATCTTGCAGATAACTCCAAAATGATCTCATCAGCGACAATATAACC
Coding sequences:
- a CDS encoding sensor domain-containing phosphodiesterase — protein: MKNMKKYNYVAPFHQREGERLKSLHATKLLDSDHSERFDVITVLAATVFKVPTALISLVDSDRQWFLSCHGLEGDETHRDRAFCSHAINEKELLVVEDTQSHPIFKNHPLVTGKPYIRFYAGAVIRGEDTLPLGTLSIIDQVPRKFYEQERQSFLSMAKLVRQEIVQPAEISTHRMRSKLRNKRDPLTNAFLGDTFFEKIRVAYSKSVNNCKYYVLCLEFSNIEYIENHYGYIVADEIILELSARLRRGISQIGKNVLGRTENTLLGGFIVINLDHNPVVKLISDVKNHLQKCLEGPVKTSVSEIEPNINLAIIQDDFGVSAPHQIYRMAKVFVKDLPQKQGINTAVVTENIRKDELKNIELTRELSENIEQNKLHLVYQPKIDAHNEGLVGLEALIRWNHLSHGFVSPPTIINIAYKSNLIFKLEKWIFKTVINQIKKWKDKGFEVPRVSINVTGDTLQHKDFVNFVTELLNQTNLSGEYLDIEIVESSLFDNIDAVIDIMNQLRKLGVSFSLDDFGTGFSNLAYLKVLPISYLKIDKSFIDNIIKDKHASAMCSGIISLSNRLDMQTVAEGVESEFQVIALRAMRCNFIQGYHYSKPLGVVELETKYYNVSLKD